A single genomic interval of Pseudomonas sp. FeN3W harbors:
- the merP gene encoding mercury resistance system periplasmic binding protein MerP — protein sequence MRKLLIAVLFALPFVALAAPPKTVTLDVQNMTCGLCPITVKKSLEKVSGVSDVQVNFDQKTATVTYDPDKAQPEALTEATANAGYPSTVQK from the coding sequence ATGCGCAAACTGCTGATCGCCGTGCTTTTCGCCTTGCCCTTCGTGGCGCTGGCGGCTCCCCCGAAAACCGTCACGCTCGACGTGCAGAACATGACGTGCGGACTCTGTCCGATCACGGTCAAGAAGTCGCTGGAGAAGGTGTCCGGCGTGAGTGACGTCCAGGTCAATTTCGACCAGAAGACGGCGACCGTCACCTACGATCCCGATAAGGCCCAGCCCGAGGCACTGACTGAGGCGACCGCGAACGCGGGATACCCCTCCACAGTGCAGAAGTGA
- a CDS encoding GDCCVxC domain-containing (seleno)protein: protein MSAIVLESVLTCPRCGFAKPETMPTDACQFYYECSNCKALLRPNPGDCCVFCSFGSVKCPPIQQQLGCCS, encoded by the coding sequence ATGAGCGCCATTGTCCTTGAGTCCGTGCTGACTTGCCCGCGCTGCGGCTTCGCCAAGCCGGAAACCATGCCCACGGACGCCTGCCAGTTCTATTACGAGTGCAGCAACTGCAAGGCGCTGCTGCGCCCCAACCCAGGGGATTGCTGCGTTTTCTGTTCGTTCGGCTCGGTGAAGTGCCCGCCGATCCAGCAGCAGCTTGGGTGTTGCTCATAG
- a CDS encoding Tn3 family transposase: MPVGFLTQEQRDGFGRYVDSPSREELERYFHLSDEDREAIQVLRGNHNRLGYAVLLTTVRFVGVLPDKPAAVPVEVLQVLCRQLAIPDPDCLQRYSDHRRWIHATDIQNRFGYRHFTDPGIGFRLSRWLYALCWTGTDRPGVLFERATSWLFTQKVLLPGVSQLERFIAQLRSRVEERLWFTLGRSVTEEQRLQLQDLLTVAEGNRSSRLDQLRSGPVMVSGPALIRALRRLDDVRGIGITLPAAAHIPPSRIAALARFANTAKVTAINRLPASRRMATLVAFALCLEATAHDDALEVLEALLRDLFSNAEKADKKARMRSLKDLDRSAATLAAACKVVLDSSISDDNVRARLFNDLPRTTLEKALEEVNALIRPVDDVYFLALEARYRSVRRFLPDLLKHIRFGFSPAGKGVAASLEWLQLNLPRRKPEDDAPQEIVAKAWQKHITREDGSLDMGAYVFCTLDALRTALRRRDVFVSPSWRYADPRLGLLDGAEWLAARPIICRSLGLTIDAKTTLDALSVELDATWLAVAARLPDNPAIQLSENTEGKTELSLGALDKLDEPCSLLQLRAAVSDLMPRVDLPEILLEIAARTGFSEAFTHVSERNARADNLVTSLCAVLLGGACNTGLEPLIRTDNPALRRDRLSWVSQNYIRDDTLSAANAILVGAQSQLELAQVWGGGEVASADGMRFVVPVRTVHAGPNPKYFGTGRGVTWYNLISDQFSGLNAITVPGTLRDSLVLLAVVLEQQTELQPTQIMTDTGAYSDVVFGLFRLLGYHFSPRLADVGGTRFWRTRPDADYGKLNGLARQSVKLDLIAEHWDDLLRLAGSLKLGRVPATGIMRTLQTGDRPTRLAQALAEFGRIEKTLHTLTYIDDESKRRATLTQLNRGEGRHSLARAVFHGKRGELRQRYREGQEDQLGALGLVVNIIVLWNTLYMTAAVERLKQHGYPVLEEDLARLSPLIYEHINMLGRYSFAVPEEVARGELRPLRNPDDDL; encoded by the coding sequence ATGCCGGTCGGTTTTCTGACTCAAGAGCAACGCGACGGTTTTGGCCGCTATGTTGATTCGCCCAGCCGTGAAGAGCTGGAACGTTACTTCCACCTGAGCGATGAAGACCGTGAAGCCATCCAGGTGCTGCGGGGTAACCATAACCGTCTGGGTTATGCCGTTCTGCTGACCACCGTCCGCTTCGTTGGCGTTCTGCCGGACAAGCCCGCCGCCGTGCCGGTGGAAGTCCTGCAGGTGCTTTGCCGACAACTGGCGATTCCAGACCCCGACTGCCTCCAGCGCTATAGCGATCATCGCCGCTGGATACATGCCACCGATATTCAGAACCGCTTTGGCTATCGTCATTTCACCGATCCGGGCATCGGCTTTCGCTTGAGCCGCTGGCTGTATGCCCTCTGCTGGACGGGCACCGACCGGCCGGGAGTGCTGTTTGAGCGAGCCACCTCGTGGCTGTTCACACAGAAAGTCCTCCTGCCTGGTGTGTCTCAACTAGAGCGCTTTATCGCCCAGTTGCGCAGTCGGGTCGAAGAACGCCTCTGGTTTACGCTGGGCCGCAGCGTGACTGAGGAACAGCGATTGCAACTGCAAGACTTGCTGACGGTGGCCGAAGGCAACCGCAGCTCCCGGCTGGATCAATTGCGCTCCGGCCCGGTCATGGTCAGTGGCCCCGCGTTGATTCGGGCACTGCGCCGGCTCGATGACGTGCGCGGCATCGGCATCACCTTGCCGGCGGCGGCGCACATCCCTCCCAGCCGTATCGCCGCCCTGGCCCGCTTCGCCAACACGGCCAAGGTCACCGCGATTAATCGGCTGCCGGCGTCGCGGCGGATGGCGACACTGGTGGCCTTCGCACTCTGCCTGGAGGCGACTGCGCACGACGACGCACTGGAAGTCCTGGAGGCCTTGCTGCGCGACCTGTTCAGCAACGCGGAGAAGGCCGACAAGAAAGCCCGCATGCGCAGCCTGAAAGACCTGGATCGGTCGGCCGCGACGCTCGCCGCCGCGTGCAAGGTCGTGCTGGACAGCTCGATCAGCGATGACAACGTGCGCGCCCGGCTGTTCAACGACCTGCCGAGGACCACCCTGGAAAAGGCCCTGGAAGAGGTCAACGCGCTGATCCGCCCGGTAGATGACGTCTATTTTCTTGCATTGGAAGCGCGCTACCGCAGCGTGCGCCGCTTCCTGCCCGACCTGCTCAAGCACATCCGCTTCGGCTTCAGCCCGGCCGGCAAGGGCGTGGCGGCTAGTCTGGAGTGGCTGCAACTGAACCTGCCGCGCCGGAAGCCAGAGGATGACGCGCCGCAGGAGATCGTGGCCAAGGCTTGGCAGAAGCACATCACCCGCGAAGATGGCTCCCTCGACATGGGTGCCTATGTGTTCTGCACGCTCGATGCGCTGCGCACGGCCCTGCGCCGCCGCGATGTCTTCGTCTCGCCCAGTTGGCGCTATGCCGACCCGCGCCTTGGCCTGCTCGACGGTGCCGAATGGCTGGCGGCGCGACCGATCATCTGCCGGTCACTGGGCCTGACCATCGACGCCAAAACCACCCTGGACGCCTTGTCCGTCGAGCTGGATGCAACCTGGCTGGCAGTAGCCGCGCGCCTGCCCGACAACCCGGCGATTCAACTGAGCGAGAACACCGAGGGCAAGACCGAACTGTCGCTCGGGGCGCTGGACAAGCTGGACGAGCCCTGCTCGTTGCTGCAACTGCGGGCGGCCGTGTCTGACCTGATGCCGCGTGTCGATCTGCCGGAAATCCTCTTGGAAATCGCCGCCCGCACTGGCTTTTCCGAGGCCTTCACCCATGTCTCCGAACGCAATGCACGCGCCGACAACCTGGTCACCAGCCTCTGCGCGGTGCTGTTGGGCGGGGCCTGCAACACCGGCCTGGAGCCCTTGATCCGCACCGACAACCCGGCGCTGCGCCGTGACCGGCTGTCCTGGGTCAGCCAGAATTATATCCGCGACGACACCCTGTCAGCGGCTAACGCCATCCTGGTCGGAGCGCAAAGCCAACTGGAACTGGCCCAAGTCTGGGGTGGCGGCGAGGTCGCCTCCGCCGATGGCATGCGCTTCGTCGTACCGGTGCGCACCGTGCATGCCGGCCCCAATCCGAAGTATTTCGGCACCGGCCGGGGTGTCACCTGGTACAACCTGATTTCCGACCAATTCTCCGGCCTCAACGCCATCACCGTGCCCGGCACGCTGCGCGACAGCCTGGTGTTGCTGGCGGTCGTGCTGGAACAGCAGACCGAGTTGCAGCCGACGCAAATCATGACCGACACCGGGGCCTACAGCGATGTGGTGTTCGGGCTCTTCCGCCTACTTGGCTACCACTTCAGTCCGCGGCTGGCCGATGTCGGCGGTACCCGCTTCTGGCGCACGCGCCCGGACGCGGACTACGGCAAGCTCAACGGGCTGGCCCGCCAGTCGGTCAAACTCGACCTGATCGCCGAGCACTGGGACGACCTGCTGCGCCTGGCCGGCTCGCTCAAACTCGGCCGGGTGCCGGCGACTGGCATCATGCGCACGCTGCAAACGGGAGATAGACCCACCCGGCTGGCCCAGGCGCTGGCCGAATTCGGGCGGATCGAAAAGACTCTGCACACGTTGACCTATATCGACGACGAGTCCAAGCGCCGCGCCACCCTGACCCAGTTGAACCGAGGCGAAGGCCGGCACAGCCTGGCCCGCGCCGTGTTCCACGGCAAACGCGGCGAGCTCCGCCAGCGCTACCGCGAAGGCCAGGAAGACCAGCTCGGTGCTCTGGGCCTGGTGGTGAACATCATCGTGCTGTGGAACACCCTCTACATGACGGCGGCCGTGGAACGGCTCAAGCAGCACGGCTATCCAGTGCTGGAAGAGGATTTGGCCCGGCTATCGCCGCTGATCTACGAGCACATCAACATGCTCGGGCGGTATTCCTTTGCGGTACCGGAAGAAGTTGCGCGCGGCGAGCTGCGGCCACTGCGTAATCCAGACGACGACCTGTGA
- a CDS encoding putative toxin-antitoxin system toxin component, PIN family, with the protein MRVVLDTNILFSALISPHGAPDAIYRAWRAARFEVVTSRMQLDEIRRASRYPKLQAILQPAKVGAMINNLQRAVVLERLTIEVEADDPDDSFLLAMALAGDADYLVTGDRRAGLLQRGHIERTRIVTPAVFCVEVL; encoded by the coding sequence ATGCGGGTCGTGTTGGATACCAACATCCTGTTCAGCGCCCTGATCTCGCCACATGGCGCGCCCGATGCGATCTACCGTGCCTGGCGGGCGGCGCGTTTCGAGGTGGTGACCTCGCGGATGCAACTCGATGAAATTCGTCGAGCCAGCCGCTATCCCAAGCTTCAGGCCATCCTACAGCCCGCCAAGGTGGGCGCCATGATCAATAACCTGCAACGGGCTGTGGTACTGGAGCGCCTGACCATCGAGGTCGAAGCCGATGATCCGGATGACTCGTTTTTGCTGGCCATGGCCTTGGCGGGCGATGCGGACTACCTGGTAACCGGTGATCGCCGCGCCGGCCTGCTGCAACGCGGGCACATCGAACGCACGCGGATCGTCACGCCCGCCGTGTTCTGCGTCGAGGTGCTGTGA
- a CDS encoding ribbon-helix-helix domain-containing protein, protein MNTIRWNVAVSADTDQSLRMFLASQGGGRKGDLSRFIEEAVRAHILELSAEQAKAANAHLSEAELTNAVDEALDWARKR, encoded by the coding sequence ATGAATACCATTCGCTGGAATGTCGCCGTCTCGGCCGACACCGACCAGTCGCTTCGGATGTTTCTGGCCAGCCAGGGCGGCGGCCGTAAGGGCGACCTGTCGCGCTTCATCGAAGAAGCGGTACGGGCACACATCCTGGAGCTGAGCGCTGAGCAGGCCAAGGCCGCTAACGCCCATCTGAGTGAGGCAGAATTGACCAACGCGGTTGACGAAGCGCTCGACTGGGCACGTAAGCGCTGA
- a CDS encoding YqaA family protein: MFEYGGYLGLFLAAFGAATLLPMQSEAVLGGLLISERFSTAILLVVATTGNVLGSVVNWLLGRGIEAYREKRWFPVKQAAFEKAKASYERYGYWSLLLSWVPIIGDPLTVIAGVMKEPLWRFVLIVTLAKGGRYLVLAILILENLS, from the coding sequence ATGTTTGAGTACGGCGGTTACCTCGGCCTGTTTCTGGCTGCATTCGGCGCGGCAACCCTGCTGCCCATGCAATCGGAGGCAGTGCTGGGCGGACTGCTGATATCCGAGCGTTTTTCCACAGCCATCCTGCTGGTGGTGGCCACCACAGGCAACGTACTCGGATCGGTTGTGAACTGGCTGCTGGGACGAGGTATCGAGGCTTATCGCGAAAAGCGCTGGTTTCCGGTAAAGCAAGCGGCCTTCGAAAAAGCCAAAGCCTCCTATGAACGTTACGGGTACTGGTCGCTGCTGCTCAGTTGGGTACCCATCATTGGAGACCCGCTAACCGTGATCGCCGGCGTGATGAAAGAGCCGCTCTGGCGGTTCGTCCTGATCGTCACGCTCGCCAAGGGCGGACGGTATCTGGTCCTTGCGATTCTCATCCTGGAGAACCTGAGTTGA
- a CDS encoding metal-sensing transcriptional repressor, with product MSEHVHDQPHGHAHTHQTHDAIIKRLKRADGHLRSIITMIDEGRECVDIAQQLHAVEKAVCQAKRTLIQDHIDHCLEDSVTALSKGDRSALDEFKQITKYL from the coding sequence ATGTCAGAACACGTTCACGACCAACCGCATGGTCACGCTCATACCCACCAGACTCACGACGCCATCATCAAACGCCTCAAGCGAGCGGACGGCCACCTGCGCAGCATCATCACCATGATCGATGAAGGACGTGAATGCGTGGACATCGCCCAGCAGCTCCATGCTGTTGAAAAGGCCGTGTGCCAGGCGAAGCGGACACTGATCCAGGACCACATCGACCATTGCCTGGAAGACTCGGTGACAGCCCTGAGCAAGGGCGACCGTTCGGCACTGGACGAATTCAAGCAAATCACCAAATACCTGTAG
- a CDS encoding HupE/UreJ family protein produces MHSHSLKGGGLFAMRSRHLLYLLFLLVASLFIGMPEALAHAVAEGDKGFIQESTGVMLIPFIYMGAKHMVTGYDHLLFLFGVIFFLYRLKDVGLYVTLFAVGHSVTLLIGVLTEVSISSYVIDAIIGFSVVYKALDNLGAFQRWFGYQPNTKAATLIFGLLHGFGLATKIQEYEISPDGLIPNLIAFNVGVEIGQLMALSAILILMGFWRQTPSFWRHAYTANVAMMSAGFLLMGYQISGLFLTA; encoded by the coding sequence ATGCATTCGCACTCCCTAAAGGGTGGGGGCCTGTTCGCCATGCGTTCACGCCACCTGTTGTATCTGCTGTTCCTGCTCGTCGCCTCGCTGTTCATCGGCATGCCAGAAGCTCTGGCCCATGCCGTGGCCGAGGGTGACAAGGGCTTCATCCAGGAAAGCACCGGGGTCATGCTGATCCCCTTCATCTACATGGGCGCCAAGCACATGGTCACGGGATACGACCATCTGCTGTTCCTGTTCGGCGTCATCTTCTTCCTCTACCGGCTGAAGGATGTCGGCCTGTACGTCACGCTGTTTGCGGTCGGCCATTCGGTGACGCTGCTGATCGGCGTGCTGACGGAAGTCAGCATCAGCTCGTACGTCATCGACGCAATCATCGGTTTCTCGGTGGTGTACAAGGCCCTGGATAACCTGGGCGCCTTCCAGCGCTGGTTCGGCTATCAGCCGAACACCAAGGCCGCCACGCTGATTTTCGGCCTGCTGCACGGCTTCGGCCTGGCAACCAAGATCCAGGAATACGAGATCTCTCCCGATGGGCTGATCCCCAACCTGATCGCCTTCAACGTAGGGGTGGAGATCGGTCAGCTGATGGCGTTGAGCGCCATTCTGATCCTGATGGGCTTCTGGAGGCAGACCCCAAGCTTCTGGCGTCATGCCTATACCGCCAACGTCGCAATGATGAGTGCTGGTTTCCTGTTGATGGGTTACCAGATCTCCGGCCTGTTTCTGACCGCTTAA
- a CDS encoding MFS transporter, with protein sequence MLSVLKNRTYRHLFLAQVIALVGTGLATVALGLLAFDLAGAQAGAVLGTALAIKMAAYIGVAPVAAAFAEHLPRKAMLVTLDLVRAAVALMLPFVTEIWQVYVLIFVLQSASAAFTPTFQATIPDILPDEREYTRALSLSRLAYDLESVISPMLAALLLTVVSFHSLFAGTVVGFLVSAAMVGTVVLPLAARGPKRSIYERTTKGMRIFLRTPRLRGLLALNLTIAAASAMVIVNTVVLVQSKFALPQSSTAMALMAFGGGSMVVALMLPKLLERLDDRKAMLAGGAVLVAGLILGTFVSSYPALILLWLVLGAGYSLAQTPSGRILRRSSSAQDRPALFAAQFALSHACWLITYPLAGWLGASVSLTASFIGLSLVAAVAWLVSKRIWRPEYEEDVVAHNHDDLPEDHPHVANGNAHAHSFVIDDDHRKWPKP encoded by the coding sequence ATGCTATCCGTTCTAAAAAATCGTACTTATCGACACCTCTTTCTGGCCCAGGTGATCGCCCTGGTGGGCACTGGTCTGGCGACGGTTGCCCTCGGGCTTCTGGCATTCGACCTGGCCGGCGCCCAGGCGGGAGCTGTATTGGGTACCGCGCTCGCCATCAAGATGGCGGCTTACATCGGCGTTGCACCGGTTGCCGCCGCGTTCGCCGAGCATCTGCCGCGCAAGGCGATGCTGGTCACCCTCGATCTGGTCAGGGCAGCGGTCGCGCTGATGCTGCCCTTCGTCACCGAGATCTGGCAGGTGTACGTGCTGATTTTCGTGCTGCAGTCGGCCTCTGCGGCGTTTACGCCAACCTTCCAGGCCACCATCCCTGACATCCTGCCGGATGAGCGCGAGTACACCCGGGCGCTTTCCCTTTCGCGCCTGGCCTATGACCTGGAAAGCGTGATCAGTCCGATGCTGGCCGCGCTGTTGCTTACGGTGGTCAGCTTCCACAGCCTGTTCGCGGGCACGGTGGTGGGCTTCCTGGTGTCCGCCGCGATGGTCGGTACCGTGGTGCTGCCCCTGGCGGCACGAGGACCCAAACGCAGCATCTATGAACGCACCACCAAGGGCATGCGGATTTTCCTGCGCACCCCGCGGCTGCGTGGCCTTCTTGCACTGAACCTGACGATCGCAGCCGCCAGCGCCATGGTCATCGTCAACACCGTGGTACTGGTGCAATCCAAGTTCGCGCTGCCCCAGAGCTCTACCGCCATGGCCTTGATGGCCTTCGGCGGTGGCTCGATGGTGGTCGCCCTGATGCTGCCCAAGCTGCTGGAACGACTGGACGATCGCAAGGCGATGCTGGCCGGCGGTGCCGTGCTGGTAGCCGGTTTGATCCTGGGTACCTTCGTCTCCAGTTACCCGGCGCTGATCCTGTTGTGGCTGGTGTTGGGTGCCGGCTACTCCCTGGCACAGACACCGTCCGGACGCATTCTGCGGCGCTCGTCCTCAGCCCAGGATCGACCTGCGCTGTTCGCCGCCCAGTTCGCCCTTTCACACGCCTGCTGGCTGATCACCTACCCGCTCGCGGGATGGTTGGGGGCAAGCGTCAGCCTGACGGCTTCGTTCATCGGACTGAGTCTGGTTGCCGCCGTAGCCTGGCTGGTGAGCAAGCGGATCTGGCGCCCGGAGTATGAGGAAGACGTGGTAGCGCACAATCACGATGACCTGCCGGAAGACCACCCGCACGTGGCCAACGGCAATGCGCATGCGCACTCGTTCGTCATCGATGACGATCACCGGAAATGGCCAAAGCCATAA
- a CDS encoding heavy metal response regulator transcription factor: protein MRVLVVEDEAKTAEYLQQGLTESGYIVDRASNGVDALHLFQHNTYGLVILDVNLPKVDGWDVLDTIRKTSRVRIIMLTGRGRLHDKLKGLDGGADDYLVKPFEFPELLARIRSLQRRGDKVVDHPTLRVADLELDPGRHRAFRGDLRVELTTKEFALLRLLMSHPGEALTRSQIISLVWDMNFDCDTNVIDVAIRRLRAKIDDPFENKLIHTLRGVGYVIEERS, encoded by the coding sequence ATGCGTGTTCTAGTAGTGGAAGACGAAGCCAAAACTGCCGAATATCTTCAGCAAGGGCTTACCGAAAGTGGCTATATCGTTGACCGGGCAAGTAATGGTGTCGATGCGCTGCACCTGTTCCAGCACAACACCTACGGCCTGGTCATCCTGGATGTGAACCTGCCCAAGGTGGACGGCTGGGACGTGCTCGACACGATCCGCAAGACCAGTCGGGTTCGCATCATCATGCTGACCGGTCGTGGCCGCCTGCACGACAAGCTGAAGGGCCTGGACGGCGGCGCCGACGACTATCTAGTGAAGCCGTTCGAGTTTCCGGAACTGCTTGCCCGCATCCGCTCGCTGCAGCGGCGTGGCGACAAGGTGGTGGACCACCCGACCTTGCGGGTCGCAGACCTTGAGCTGGATCCGGGTCGCCACCGCGCGTTCCGGGGTGACCTGCGCGTCGAGCTGACTACCAAGGAATTCGCCCTGTTGCGCCTGCTCATGAGCCACCCAGGGGAAGCCCTGACCCGCTCGCAGATCATTTCCCTGGTCTGGGACATGAACTTCGACTGCGATACCAACGTGATCGACGTGGCGATCCGGCGCCTGCGCGCCAAGATCGACGATCCGTTCGAGAACAAACTTATCCACACCCTGCGCGGTGTGGGCTATGTGATCGAGGAGCGTTCATGA
- a CDS encoding efflux RND transporter periplasmic adaptor subunit codes for MSAEKFSVANEQIQALGIKTSAVQSMKQTVSTRYPGQVVVPPKAEQIVSSPLEGVVVQLLVGEYQAVRKGEPVVRLSSPAMSQLQLQLLQASARATLARQAYTREQKLFDEGIIPQRRAQEAQATLKEAEATLVQTKAELALAGMTPAMIEQVIRSGIPSDRITLSAVQDGIVSNISVRPGQRVDGATSLLNITQVDALWLDVQIPAAASIGIQPGAGVTVVDKGINGRVINLSPTLSATSQFVVLRAEIENANGALRPGELVTVEIPVQAAGKSWDIPLSAVARNKTDSVVFVRTPDGFEARPVKVEVSAGQLVRVQGNISEQDQVAVAGVIALKGAWLEEDGE; via the coding sequence ATGAGTGCTGAGAAGTTCTCTGTCGCCAATGAACAGATTCAAGCGCTGGGTATCAAGACGTCTGCTGTGCAAAGCATGAAACAGACGGTCAGCACGCGATATCCCGGCCAGGTTGTCGTGCCTCCGAAAGCGGAGCAGATCGTCAGTTCCCCACTTGAAGGTGTGGTGGTGCAACTGCTGGTGGGCGAGTACCAGGCCGTTCGCAAAGGCGAGCCGGTCGTGCGCCTGTCCAGTCCGGCGATGAGCCAGCTCCAGCTCCAGCTGTTGCAGGCATCTGCCCGCGCCACGCTGGCCCGGCAGGCCTACACCCGGGAACAGAAGCTGTTCGATGAGGGCATCATTCCGCAGCGTCGGGCGCAGGAAGCCCAGGCAACGCTGAAGGAAGCGGAAGCGACTCTGGTGCAGACCAAGGCCGAACTGGCCCTGGCGGGAATGACCCCGGCCATGATCGAGCAGGTCATCCGCTCCGGGATTCCTTCCGACAGGATCACCCTCAGCGCCGTTCAGGACGGCATTGTCAGCAACATCTCGGTCCGGCCCGGCCAGCGGGTCGACGGTGCCACGTCGCTGCTGAACATCACCCAGGTCGATGCGCTGTGGCTGGACGTGCAGATTCCGGCCGCGGCCAGTATTGGCATTCAGCCGGGCGCGGGCGTAACGGTGGTCGACAAGGGCATTAATGGGCGTGTCATCAACCTGAGCCCGACCCTCTCGGCTACCAGCCAGTTCGTGGTGCTGCGCGCCGAAATCGAAAATGCCAACGGCGCCCTGCGTCCCGGCGAGCTCGTCACCGTGGAGATCCCGGTTCAGGCCGCTGGCAAATCCTGGGACATCCCTCTGTCTGCCGTCGCTCGCAACAAGACCGACTCCGTGGTGTTCGTCCGCACGCCCGACGGTTTTGAAGCCCGCCCGGTCAAGGTCGAAGTCAGCGCGGGGCAACTGGTCCGTGTCCAGGGCAACATCAGCGAACAGGACCAGGTTGCCGTCGCCGGCGTGATTGCGCTGAAAGGCGCCTGGCTTGAAGAGGACGGTGAGTGA